Below is a window of Maylandia zebra isolate NMK-2024a linkage group LG19, Mzebra_GT3a, whole genome shotgun sequence DNA.
gtgAGCTGCATGCTGGTTGGTGATGGAGCAGTGGGAAAAACCAGCATGGTTATCAGTTACATCTTCAATGGATACAACACTGAGTACAGGCAAACTGCATTTGATGTTTTCACAGGTAAGTGAAGGAGCTCTTTTATTTAAAGGTCAGATATTTCACCCAGCAATAAAGCCTGCTTGTCTCTACCTAACGTCCAGGATTAGTTCATGTGAATGGAATCCCAACCCACATTAAGCTGATAGATACTGCTGGACAGGTAATTATCACatatcacagttttttttttctaaacagacAAGTGGGTCCAGTGCTTCTCATCTCTCAATGTTTGATCTATCAGGAGATGTTTGGCCATCTGCGCTCTCTGTGCTATGCCCATGTGGACGTCTTCAtcctctgcttcagcctcgtcaACCCCATCTCATTTGACAATATCACCTCCAAATGGATCCCACAGATTCGAGCCGCCAACCCAATCTCCCCCATCGTTCTGGTTGGAACTCAGTCAGACCTTCGACACAGTGTGGACGTCCTCATTCATCTGAACCAGCGGGGCACCAGACCGGTGCTCTTTAACAAGGCCAGACGGCTCGCGAGCAGGATCAGAGCTCATGACTACGTGGAGTGCTCGGCTCTCACACAGCACAACCTTAAAGACGCCTTTGACTGTGCTGTATTTGCTGCCATTAAGCACAAGCACGGTGGCACTAAATACAAAAAGATCAATTTGCTTAACAGTTTAAAGTCTCTTTATGATGGTGGATGGAGGAAAATCTTTAGATTCTTGTGATCTGAAATCCAAAGTGCAGAGCGGGTATCCTCACTCGACCGTAACAAaccatgatttttgtttttttaaacaaagtgtCTGTCTACAAATTGTGGGCTGTGGATTTAAAGAACTGATCTCAAAATCTCCATCTTTGTGTGAAATGTGACAAACCGGACAAACGGTGACTTCAGCCAGCTACACTTCCTCTCTTTATACCTTTGTGTTTCTTGTTTCATATTTtggctgttgttgttattatttatatttctgtgtGCTAGGTAAGTTTTGTAATAAATGGATTAAGAAATGCAGTGGTTGTGATTTGCTTGCTTTCAAAAAGACAACATCAAATTTAAGGATTTGCCTTTAGAAGTTACTGTCAGTGAAGAAACGGAGGGAAAGCGCAGACTGGCATTTAGGACAAATGGTCCCCTGCTGCTGCTTTGAAGTGCTACTTTACAAGATAAAAGCCATTTAAATCCATCCTGAGCCTGAAGCCTGATGATGGGACTTGTTTCCCAAACCTACTTTTAAAACACCCACCCACATTTTCCTAGCTATGGCGATGATTGGTAATGGAGTTTTAATTTCAGTGATTAGATTAAGGATAAGATTTGGCCAACTAGAAGCAACAGGTAGATTTGGATTAGATATTAATTTAAAGAGATATTTAGAGCTTTTCACAATGTTGTGCTTAACAGGACATTATCGTAGACCATGGGCTAGACCAACTGGTTGTTCTGTCAGTGTACGGTAatttaaatgcacttttaagATAAgagagagataagataagataaaactttattaatccctcgggtgggttcctctgggaaatttggtttccaaaaaagcacagcaccgacagaagttacagagttacagaatattatatatatatatacacatatataagtacagagacatatatacataaaatatacaaaggggataaatagaataaataggaataaaaataaaaatacaagtgaaattgcacatttcaagtctattgcaccgttgactattaacaaaagtattgcacagtgaagtgaagaggcactacagcttagttgttcccccctcctttgtcctcctgtttcccctccctctcccctccagagaggagttaaacagtctgatggcgtgtgggacaaaggagtttttaagtctgttagttcttgtctttggaaGAAATCCCAAATTAATTAATCCCTGCAGTATGTGAATATAAtaaaaagaagtgcaatttcaagagtatgtttcagtttttctacttgataaagaaatgctgtggTTGACTAATGAAATCTGCCAACATTACTCTTTGGACTTAaattgtaaaattacagaaatatAACTTTTTGGGCCAAATTGGAGTTTTTGCTTTATGTTTGACACACCTGGTCTATATGACATTTATATCCATATTTATATCCATATTTATATCC
It encodes the following:
- the LOC101476365 gene encoding rho-related GTP-binding protein RhoV-like, which translates into the protein MACHRTDKANRMREEVSCMLVGDGAVGKTSMVISYIFNGYNTEYRQTAFDVFTGLVHVNGIPTHIKLIDTAGQEMFGHLRSLCYAHVDVFILCFSLVNPISFDNITSKWIPQIRAANPISPIVLVGTQSDLRHSVDVLIHLNQRGTRPVLFNKARRLASRIRAHDYVECSALTQHNLKDAFDCAVFAAIKHKHGGTKYKKINLLNSLKSLYDGGWRKIFRFL